Proteins from a single region of Streptomyces vinaceus:
- a CDS encoding GNAT family N-acetyltransferase has product MTTTLRPSGPLQQSTGGARSRPYEIRVNSRRVGELTVASDTPFGPTVGEIRDLAVDEGDRRRGRATVGALAAEEVLRGWGCRRVRVSVPAASAGGLRMAQALGYAEYSRNMAKDLPAEPPELRAGVVGRPMTEAEYEVWLVGAVEGYAADWTSRGMSQEAARAKSVADHERALPHGLATEGATLSVLEADGVPVGHVWSAPNGEGAYVFDVAVAEEHRGRGYGRDLMLLAERTAVAGGHRVLGLQVFAGNTPALRLYESLGYRTTNVNYAKDLL; this is encoded by the coding sequence ATGACCACCACCCTGCGGCCGAGCGGGCCGCTTCAGCAGAGCACCGGGGGCGCGCGGTCGCGCCCGTACGAGATCCGGGTCAACAGCAGGCGCGTCGGCGAGCTGACCGTCGCCAGCGACACGCCCTTCGGGCCGACCGTGGGCGAGATACGCGACCTGGCCGTCGACGAGGGCGACCGGCGCCGCGGCCGCGCCACGGTCGGGGCGCTCGCCGCCGAGGAGGTGCTGCGCGGCTGGGGCTGCCGCCGGGTCCGGGTCTCCGTACCCGCGGCCTCGGCGGGCGGCCTGCGGATGGCGCAGGCGCTCGGGTACGCCGAGTACAGCCGGAACATGGCCAAGGACCTCCCGGCGGAGCCGCCCGAGCTCCGCGCGGGGGTCGTCGGCCGCCCCATGACGGAGGCCGAGTACGAGGTCTGGCTCGTGGGGGCGGTCGAGGGCTACGCGGCCGACTGGACCAGCCGCGGGATGTCGCAGGAGGCCGCCCGCGCGAAGTCGGTGGCCGATCACGAGCGCGCGCTGCCCCACGGGCTGGCCACCGAGGGCGCCACGCTGTCCGTCCTGGAGGCGGACGGCGTCCCCGTCGGCCACGTGTGGTCGGCGCCGAACGGCGAGGGCGCATACGTCTTCGACGTGGCCGTCGCGGAGGAGCACCGGGGCCGGGGGTACGGGCGCGACCTGATGCTCCTGGCCGAGCGCACGGCCGTCGCCGGGGGCCACCGCGTCCTCGGCCTCCAGGTCTTCGCGGGCAACACCCCGGCTCTGCGGCTGTACGAGTCCCTCGGCTACCGGACCACGAACGTCAACTACGCCAAGGACCTGCTCTAA
- a CDS encoding TIGR02611 family protein produces MNTGSDRGPQGSAAESGVESAADDATQQTTEEAPHVSKAPAFIKSRRTLHLSWQVGVFVVGLAVIGAGIAMLVLPGPGWVAIFAGLAIWATEFAWAHLVLRWTKRKVTEAAQKALDPRVRRRNIILTSAGLVIAGALVGFYLWKYGLTLPWNLKDQ; encoded by the coding sequence ATGAATACGGGGAGTGACCGCGGGCCCCAGGGGTCCGCAGCCGAGTCCGGAGTCGAGTCCGCAGCCGATGACGCCACTCAGCAGACCACGGAAGAAGCGCCGCACGTGTCGAAGGCTCCCGCCTTCATCAAGTCGCGCCGCACTCTGCACCTGAGCTGGCAGGTCGGCGTCTTCGTCGTCGGCCTCGCCGTCATCGGCGCGGGCATCGCCATGCTCGTCCTGCCGGGCCCCGGCTGGGTCGCGATCTTCGCGGGCCTGGCGATCTGGGCCACCGAGTTCGCCTGGGCCCACCTGGTGCTCCGCTGGACCAAGCGCAAGGTGACCGAGGCCGCGCAGAAGGCGCTGGACCCCAGGGTCCGCCGCCGCAACATCATCCTGACCAGCGCCGGGCTCGTGATCGCCGGCGCGCTGGTCGGCTTCTACCTGTGGAAGTACGGGCTCACGCTGCCCTGGAACCTCAAGGACCAGTGA
- a CDS encoding DsbA family protein, producing the protein MTDSVILDVWCELQCPDCHRALDDVRALRARYGDRLDIRLRHFPLEKHKHAFAAAQAAEEAAEQGRAWPYVEAVLARTAELGERGEPVLLDVARELGLDAEEFDTALIDGRHILIVDADQAEGKAIGVTGTPTYVIDGERLDGGKSQEGLRARIEEIADRLLSA; encoded by the coding sequence ATGACCGATTCCGTGATCCTCGACGTCTGGTGCGAACTCCAGTGCCCGGACTGCCACCGCGCCCTGGACGACGTACGCGCCCTGCGGGCCCGCTACGGCGACCGGCTGGACATCCGGCTGCGCCACTTCCCGCTGGAGAAGCACAAGCACGCCTTCGCCGCGGCGCAGGCCGCCGAGGAGGCCGCGGAGCAGGGCCGGGCCTGGCCGTACGTGGAGGCCGTCCTGGCCCGCACCGCGGAGCTCGGCGAGCGCGGCGAGCCCGTCCTGCTGGACGTCGCCCGTGAACTGGGCCTCGACGCGGAGGAGTTCGACACCGCGCTGATCGACGGCCGGCACATCCTGATCGTCGACGCCGACCAGGCCGAGGGCAAGGCCATCGGCGTGACCGGCACCCCGACGTACGTCATCGACGGCGAGCGCCTCGACGGCGGCAAGAGCCAGGAGGGCCTGCGGGCCCGCATCGAGGAGATCGCGGACCGCCTCCTGTCGGCGTAG
- a CDS encoding SsgA family sporulation/cell division regulator, with protein MNTTVSCELHLRLVVSSESSLPVPAGLRYDTADPYAVHATFHTGAEETVEWVFARDLLAEGLHRPTGTGDVRVWPSRSHGQGVVCIALSSPEGEALLEAPARALESFLKRTDAAVPPGTEHRHFDLDKELSHILAES; from the coding sequence ATGAACACCACGGTCAGCTGCGAGCTGCACCTGCGCCTCGTTGTGTCGAGCGAGTCTTCACTGCCTGTCCCGGCGGGCCTGCGGTATGACACGGCCGATCCCTACGCCGTGCACGCCACCTTCCACACCGGCGCCGAGGAGACGGTCGAGTGGGTTTTCGCCCGAGACCTCCTCGCTGAGGGCCTCCACCGGCCCACCGGAACCGGAGACGTCCGCGTCTGGCCGTCCCGCAGCCACGGTCAGGGCGTCGTCTGCATCGCCCTGAGCTCACCGGAGGGAGAAGCGCTGCTCGAAGCACCCGCCCGCGCACTCGAATCGTTCCTCAAGCGGACGGACGCCGCGGTTCCACCCGGGACCGAACACCGGCACTTCGACCTCGACAAGGAGCTCTCCCACATCCTGGCCGAAAGCTGA